A part of Acipenser ruthenus chromosome 12, fAciRut3.2 maternal haplotype, whole genome shotgun sequence genomic DNA contains:
- the LOC131740132 gene encoding ral guanine nucleotide dissociation stimulator-like 1 isoform X6: MAYVPALQSSVQDWGEEVEEGAIYNVTLKRVQIQQAANKGARWLGADGDRLPPGHTVSQLETCKIRSIKAGTLERLVETLLTAFGDNDFTYISIFLSTYRAFASPADVLGLLLDRYGDLDSTGSDEPGSPTVPPDSRAAVRNAIASILRAWLDQCPEDFHQPPEYPSLHKVLEYLHRTMPGSDPERRAQNLLEQLQRQDQSEPESDGGFHGNSSFCLGEDEEVEVDAAEDFLSIPEDLVAEQLTFMDAELFKKVIPHHCLGSIWSQRDKKENKHIAPTVRATITQFNSLTKCVVCTVLRGQDLKPQHRARVIEKWINTAQECRIRKNFSSLRAIISALQSNPIYRLKRTWASVPKDSMLMFEELSDIFSDNNNYLTSRELLMKEGTSKFANLESCVKENQKRTQKRLQLQKDTGAMQGTVPYLGTFLTDLTMLDTALPDYVEGGLINFEKRRREFEVIAQIKLLQSACNSYCLSADQAFLRWFRSQQHLTDEESYTLSCEIEGVADSSPTSPKPRKSMVKRLSLLFLGTDAVASSTPVKESPKSPPSGSSGESMDSVSVSSSDSSPSELEVACQTPDAPLKKLSESSSCSSIHSMDTSSSSPSLPEPPPTHRRSVSGSSALPLPVYNQQNEDSCIIRVSVQASNGNLYKSILLTSQDKTPAVITRAMSKHNLESEASDRYELVQVISEERELLIPDNANVFYAMNSSANFDFLLRHKDWAVGGRAVKLRSHSSATLPRACRGGCLSNRLSKVTL, encoded by the exons CAGAGTTCCGTCCAGGACTGGggagaggaggtggaggagggagCCATCTACAATGTCACACTCAAGAGGGTCCAGATCCAACAGGCTGCCAACAAGGGAGCGCGCTGGCTGGGG GCGGATGGTGACCGGCTGCCCCCGGGTCACACGGTCAGCCAGCTAGAGACGTGTAAGATCCGCTCCATCAAGGCCGGGACGCTAGAGCGGCTGGTGGAGACGCTGCTGACTGCCTTCGGGGACAACGACTTCACCTACATCAGCATCTTCCTGTCCACATACCGGGCCTTCGCCAGCCCCGCAGACGTGCTGGGACTGCTGCTCGACAG GTACGGGGACCTGGATAGCACTGGCAGTGATGAGCCTGGCAGCCCCACCGTCCCCCCCGACAGCAGAGCAGCCGTGCGCAA TGCCATCGCCTCCATCCTGCGTGCCTGGCTGGATCAGTGCCCCGAGGATTTCCACCAGCCCCCCGAGTACCCCAGCCTGCACAAGGTTCTGGAGTACCTGCACCGGACCATGCCGGGCTCCGACCCAGAGAGGCGAGCCCAGAACCTGCTGGAGCAGCTGCAGAGGCAGGACCAGAGCGAGCCGGAGAGCGATG GTGGTTTCCACGGCAACAGCAGCTTCTGCCTCGGCGAGGATGAGGAAGTGGAGGTCGACGCTGCCGAGGATTTCCTGAGCATTCCGGAAGACCTGGTGGCGGAGCAGCTGACCTTCATGGACGCG gaGCTCTTTAAGAAGGTGATCCCTCACCACTGCCTCGGCTCCATCTGGTCCCAGAGAGACAAGAAGGAAAACAAGCACATCGCGCCCACCGTCCGCGCCACCATCACCCAGTTCAACTCCCTCACCAAGTGTGTGGTGTGCACTGTGCTGAGGGGCCAGGACCTGAAGCCACAGCACCGCGCCAGGGTCATCGAGAAGTGGATCAACACCGCGCAG GAATGCCGGATCCGGAAGAACTTCTCCTCCTTGCGAGCGATCATCTCGGCTCTCCAGTCCAATCCCATCTATCGGCTGAAGAGGACCTGGGCCAGTGTCCCCAA GGACAGCATGCTGATGTTTGAGGAGCTCTCTGATATCTTCTCTGACAACAATAACTACCTGACGAGCCGAGAGCTGCTGATGAAG GAAGGCACTTCCAAGTTTGCAAACCTGGAGAGCTGCGTGAAAGAAAACCAGAAACGCACTCAGAAGAGGCTGCAGCTGCAGAAAGACACG GGAGCCATGCAGGGCACTGTCCCCTATCTGGGCACCTTCCTGACAGACCTGACCATGCTGGACACTGCGCTGCCAGACTACGTGGAG GGCGGTCTGATTAACTTTGAGAAGAGACGGAGG gAGTTCGAGGTCATTGCGCAGATCAAGCTCCTGCAGTCCGCATGCAACAGCTACTGCCTGAGCGCCGACCAGGCCTTCCTGCGCTGGTTCAGGAGCCAGCAGCACTTAACTGACGAGGAGAG CTACACCCTGTCCTGTGAGATCGAAGGCGTCGCAGACAGCAGCCCCACCTCCCCGAAGCCTCGCAAGAGCATGGTGAAGAGACTGAGCCT ATTGTTCCTGGGTACAGACGCAGTGGCCAGCAGCACGCCGGTGAAGGAGAGCCCCAAGTCGCCCCCTAGTGGCAGTTCCGGGGAGAGCATGGACTCGGTCAGCGTCTCGTCCAGCGACTCCAGCCCCTCGGAGCTCGAGGTGGCCTGCCAGACCCCCGACGCACCCCTGAAGAAG CTCTCAGAGTCCTCGTCATGCTCTTCGATCCACTCCATGGACACCTCGTCTTCATCCCCCTCGCTGCCGGAGCCCCCCCCGACGCACAGGCGCTCCGTGTCGGGCTCCAGCGCACTCCCACTGCCTGTCTACAACCAGCAGAACGAGGACAGCTGCATCATCCGGGTCAGCGTGCAGGCCAGCAATGGGAACCTGTACAAGAGCATCctg CTCACCAGTCAGGACAAGACCCCAGCGGTGATCACGAGAGCCATGAGCAAACACAACCTGGAGAGCGAGGCGTCCGACCGCTACGAACTGGTGCAGGTCATCTCTGAGGAGAGAG AGCTGCTGATCCCGGACAATGCCAACGTGTTCTACGCCATGAACAGCTCGGCCAACTTCGACTTCCTCCTGAGGCACAAGGACTGGGCTGTGGGGGGGCGGGCGGTGAAACTGCGCAGCCACTCGAGTGCCACGCTGCCACGGGCCTGCCGGGGGGGCTGCCTGAGCAACCGGCTGAGCAAGGTGACCCTGTGA
- the LOC131740132 gene encoding ral guanine nucleotide dissociation stimulator-like 1 isoform X7: MAYVPALSSVQDWGEEVEEGAIYNVTLKRVQIQQAANKGARWLGADGDRLPPGHTVSQLETCKIRSIKAGTLERLVETLLTAFGDNDFTYISIFLSTYRAFASPADVLGLLLDRYGDLDSTGSDEPGSPTVPPDSRAAVRNAIASILRAWLDQCPEDFHQPPEYPSLHKVLEYLHRTMPGSDPERRAQNLLEQLQRQDQSEPESDGGFHGNSSFCLGEDEEVEVDAAEDFLSIPEDLVAEQLTFMDAELFKKVIPHHCLGSIWSQRDKKENKHIAPTVRATITQFNSLTKCVVCTVLRGQDLKPQHRARVIEKWINTAQECRIRKNFSSLRAIISALQSNPIYRLKRTWASVPKDSMLMFEELSDIFSDNNNYLTSRELLMKEGTSKFANLESCVKENQKRTQKRLQLQKDTGAMQGTVPYLGTFLTDLTMLDTALPDYVEGGLINFEKRRREFEVIAQIKLLQSACNSYCLSADQAFLRWFRSQQHLTDEESYTLSCEIEGVADSSPTSPKPRKSMVKRLSLLFLGTDAVASSTPVKESPKSPPSGSSGESMDSVSVSSSDSSPSELEVACQTPDAPLKKLSESSSCSSIHSMDTSSSSPSLPEPPPTHRRSVSGSSALPLPVYNQQNEDSCIIRVSVQASNGNLYKSILLTSQDKTPAVITRAMSKHNLESEASDRYELVQVISEERELLIPDNANVFYAMNSSANFDFLLRHKDWAVGGRAVKLRSHSSATLPRACRGGCLSNRLSKVTL; encoded by the exons AGTTCCGTCCAGGACTGGggagaggaggtggaggagggagCCATCTACAATGTCACACTCAAGAGGGTCCAGATCCAACAGGCTGCCAACAAGGGAGCGCGCTGGCTGGGG GCGGATGGTGACCGGCTGCCCCCGGGTCACACGGTCAGCCAGCTAGAGACGTGTAAGATCCGCTCCATCAAGGCCGGGACGCTAGAGCGGCTGGTGGAGACGCTGCTGACTGCCTTCGGGGACAACGACTTCACCTACATCAGCATCTTCCTGTCCACATACCGGGCCTTCGCCAGCCCCGCAGACGTGCTGGGACTGCTGCTCGACAG GTACGGGGACCTGGATAGCACTGGCAGTGATGAGCCTGGCAGCCCCACCGTCCCCCCCGACAGCAGAGCAGCCGTGCGCAA TGCCATCGCCTCCATCCTGCGTGCCTGGCTGGATCAGTGCCCCGAGGATTTCCACCAGCCCCCCGAGTACCCCAGCCTGCACAAGGTTCTGGAGTACCTGCACCGGACCATGCCGGGCTCCGACCCAGAGAGGCGAGCCCAGAACCTGCTGGAGCAGCTGCAGAGGCAGGACCAGAGCGAGCCGGAGAGCGATG GTGGTTTCCACGGCAACAGCAGCTTCTGCCTCGGCGAGGATGAGGAAGTGGAGGTCGACGCTGCCGAGGATTTCCTGAGCATTCCGGAAGACCTGGTGGCGGAGCAGCTGACCTTCATGGACGCG gaGCTCTTTAAGAAGGTGATCCCTCACCACTGCCTCGGCTCCATCTGGTCCCAGAGAGACAAGAAGGAAAACAAGCACATCGCGCCCACCGTCCGCGCCACCATCACCCAGTTCAACTCCCTCACCAAGTGTGTGGTGTGCACTGTGCTGAGGGGCCAGGACCTGAAGCCACAGCACCGCGCCAGGGTCATCGAGAAGTGGATCAACACCGCGCAG GAATGCCGGATCCGGAAGAACTTCTCCTCCTTGCGAGCGATCATCTCGGCTCTCCAGTCCAATCCCATCTATCGGCTGAAGAGGACCTGGGCCAGTGTCCCCAA GGACAGCATGCTGATGTTTGAGGAGCTCTCTGATATCTTCTCTGACAACAATAACTACCTGACGAGCCGAGAGCTGCTGATGAAG GAAGGCACTTCCAAGTTTGCAAACCTGGAGAGCTGCGTGAAAGAAAACCAGAAACGCACTCAGAAGAGGCTGCAGCTGCAGAAAGACACG GGAGCCATGCAGGGCACTGTCCCCTATCTGGGCACCTTCCTGACAGACCTGACCATGCTGGACACTGCGCTGCCAGACTACGTGGAG GGCGGTCTGATTAACTTTGAGAAGAGACGGAGG gAGTTCGAGGTCATTGCGCAGATCAAGCTCCTGCAGTCCGCATGCAACAGCTACTGCCTGAGCGCCGACCAGGCCTTCCTGCGCTGGTTCAGGAGCCAGCAGCACTTAACTGACGAGGAGAG CTACACCCTGTCCTGTGAGATCGAAGGCGTCGCAGACAGCAGCCCCACCTCCCCGAAGCCTCGCAAGAGCATGGTGAAGAGACTGAGCCT ATTGTTCCTGGGTACAGACGCAGTGGCCAGCAGCACGCCGGTGAAGGAGAGCCCCAAGTCGCCCCCTAGTGGCAGTTCCGGGGAGAGCATGGACTCGGTCAGCGTCTCGTCCAGCGACTCCAGCCCCTCGGAGCTCGAGGTGGCCTGCCAGACCCCCGACGCACCCCTGAAGAAG CTCTCAGAGTCCTCGTCATGCTCTTCGATCCACTCCATGGACACCTCGTCTTCATCCCCCTCGCTGCCGGAGCCCCCCCCGACGCACAGGCGCTCCGTGTCGGGCTCCAGCGCACTCCCACTGCCTGTCTACAACCAGCAGAACGAGGACAGCTGCATCATCCGGGTCAGCGTGCAGGCCAGCAATGGGAACCTGTACAAGAGCATCctg CTCACCAGTCAGGACAAGACCCCAGCGGTGATCACGAGAGCCATGAGCAAACACAACCTGGAGAGCGAGGCGTCCGACCGCTACGAACTGGTGCAGGTCATCTCTGAGGAGAGAG AGCTGCTGATCCCGGACAATGCCAACGTGTTCTACGCCATGAACAGCTCGGCCAACTTCGACTTCCTCCTGAGGCACAAGGACTGGGCTGTGGGGGGGCGGGCGGTGAAACTGCGCAGCCACTCGAGTGCCACGCTGCCACGGGCCTGCCGGGGGGGCTGCCTGAGCAACCGGCTGAGCAAGGTGACCCTGTGA
- the LOC131740132 gene encoding ral guanine nucleotide dissociation stimulator-like 1 isoform X2 → MISHCPVGALPPWSPTGEPPFLFNQRRSVIRDIQQSLELELLGEPNVALQRYQTRPPEDSSSWSSVQDWGEEVEEGAIYNVTLKRVQIQQAANKGARWLGADGDRLPPGHTVSQLETCKIRSIKAGTLERLVETLLTAFGDNDFTYISIFLSTYRAFASPADVLGLLLDRYGDLDSTGSDEPGSPTVPPDSRAAVRNAIASILRAWLDQCPEDFHQPPEYPSLHKVLEYLHRTMPGSDPERRAQNLLEQLQRQDQSEPESDGGFHGNSSFCLGEDEEVEVDAAEDFLSIPEDLVAEQLTFMDAELFKKVIPHHCLGSIWSQRDKKENKHIAPTVRATITQFNSLTKCVVCTVLRGQDLKPQHRARVIEKWINTAQECRIRKNFSSLRAIISALQSNPIYRLKRTWASVPKDSMLMFEELSDIFSDNNNYLTSRELLMKEGTSKFANLESCVKENQKRTQKRLQLQKDTGAMQGTVPYLGTFLTDLTMLDTALPDYVEGGLINFEKRRREFEVIAQIKLLQSACNSYCLSADQAFLRWFRSQQHLTDEESYTLSCEIEGVADSSPTSPKPRKSMVKRLSLLFLGTDAVASSTPVKESPKSPPSGSSGESMDSVSVSSSDSSPSELEVACQTPDAPLKKLSESSSCSSIHSMDTSSSSPSLPEPPPTHRRSVSGSSALPLPVYNQQNEDSCIIRVSVQASNGNLYKSILLTSQDKTPAVITRAMSKHNLESEASDRYELVQVISEERELLIPDNANVFYAMNSSANFDFLLRHKDWAVGGRAVKLRSHSSATLPRACRGGCLSNRLSKVTL, encoded by the exons AGTTCCGTCCAGGACTGGggagaggaggtggaggagggagCCATCTACAATGTCACACTCAAGAGGGTCCAGATCCAACAGGCTGCCAACAAGGGAGCGCGCTGGCTGGGG GCGGATGGTGACCGGCTGCCCCCGGGTCACACGGTCAGCCAGCTAGAGACGTGTAAGATCCGCTCCATCAAGGCCGGGACGCTAGAGCGGCTGGTGGAGACGCTGCTGACTGCCTTCGGGGACAACGACTTCACCTACATCAGCATCTTCCTGTCCACATACCGGGCCTTCGCCAGCCCCGCAGACGTGCTGGGACTGCTGCTCGACAG GTACGGGGACCTGGATAGCACTGGCAGTGATGAGCCTGGCAGCCCCACCGTCCCCCCCGACAGCAGAGCAGCCGTGCGCAA TGCCATCGCCTCCATCCTGCGTGCCTGGCTGGATCAGTGCCCCGAGGATTTCCACCAGCCCCCCGAGTACCCCAGCCTGCACAAGGTTCTGGAGTACCTGCACCGGACCATGCCGGGCTCCGACCCAGAGAGGCGAGCCCAGAACCTGCTGGAGCAGCTGCAGAGGCAGGACCAGAGCGAGCCGGAGAGCGATG GTGGTTTCCACGGCAACAGCAGCTTCTGCCTCGGCGAGGATGAGGAAGTGGAGGTCGACGCTGCCGAGGATTTCCTGAGCATTCCGGAAGACCTGGTGGCGGAGCAGCTGACCTTCATGGACGCG gaGCTCTTTAAGAAGGTGATCCCTCACCACTGCCTCGGCTCCATCTGGTCCCAGAGAGACAAGAAGGAAAACAAGCACATCGCGCCCACCGTCCGCGCCACCATCACCCAGTTCAACTCCCTCACCAAGTGTGTGGTGTGCACTGTGCTGAGGGGCCAGGACCTGAAGCCACAGCACCGCGCCAGGGTCATCGAGAAGTGGATCAACACCGCGCAG GAATGCCGGATCCGGAAGAACTTCTCCTCCTTGCGAGCGATCATCTCGGCTCTCCAGTCCAATCCCATCTATCGGCTGAAGAGGACCTGGGCCAGTGTCCCCAA GGACAGCATGCTGATGTTTGAGGAGCTCTCTGATATCTTCTCTGACAACAATAACTACCTGACGAGCCGAGAGCTGCTGATGAAG GAAGGCACTTCCAAGTTTGCAAACCTGGAGAGCTGCGTGAAAGAAAACCAGAAACGCACTCAGAAGAGGCTGCAGCTGCAGAAAGACACG GGAGCCATGCAGGGCACTGTCCCCTATCTGGGCACCTTCCTGACAGACCTGACCATGCTGGACACTGCGCTGCCAGACTACGTGGAG GGCGGTCTGATTAACTTTGAGAAGAGACGGAGG gAGTTCGAGGTCATTGCGCAGATCAAGCTCCTGCAGTCCGCATGCAACAGCTACTGCCTGAGCGCCGACCAGGCCTTCCTGCGCTGGTTCAGGAGCCAGCAGCACTTAACTGACGAGGAGAG CTACACCCTGTCCTGTGAGATCGAAGGCGTCGCAGACAGCAGCCCCACCTCCCCGAAGCCTCGCAAGAGCATGGTGAAGAGACTGAGCCT ATTGTTCCTGGGTACAGACGCAGTGGCCAGCAGCACGCCGGTGAAGGAGAGCCCCAAGTCGCCCCCTAGTGGCAGTTCCGGGGAGAGCATGGACTCGGTCAGCGTCTCGTCCAGCGACTCCAGCCCCTCGGAGCTCGAGGTGGCCTGCCAGACCCCCGACGCACCCCTGAAGAAG CTCTCAGAGTCCTCGTCATGCTCTTCGATCCACTCCATGGACACCTCGTCTTCATCCCCCTCGCTGCCGGAGCCCCCCCCGACGCACAGGCGCTCCGTGTCGGGCTCCAGCGCACTCCCACTGCCTGTCTACAACCAGCAGAACGAGGACAGCTGCATCATCCGGGTCAGCGTGCAGGCCAGCAATGGGAACCTGTACAAGAGCATCctg CTCACCAGTCAGGACAAGACCCCAGCGGTGATCACGAGAGCCATGAGCAAACACAACCTGGAGAGCGAGGCGTCCGACCGCTACGAACTGGTGCAGGTCATCTCTGAGGAGAGAG AGCTGCTGATCCCGGACAATGCCAACGTGTTCTACGCCATGAACAGCTCGGCCAACTTCGACTTCCTCCTGAGGCACAAGGACTGGGCTGTGGGGGGGCGGGCGGTGAAACTGCGCAGCCACTCGAGTGCCACGCTGCCACGGGCCTGCCGGGGGGGCTGCCTGAGCAACCGGCTGAGCAAGGTGACCCTGTGA
- the LOC131740132 gene encoding ral guanine nucleotide dissociation stimulator-like 1 isoform X1, with translation MISHCPVGALPPWSPTGEPPFLFNQRRSVIRDIQQSLELELLGEPNVALQRYQTRPPEDSSSWQSSVQDWGEEVEEGAIYNVTLKRVQIQQAANKGARWLGADGDRLPPGHTVSQLETCKIRSIKAGTLERLVETLLTAFGDNDFTYISIFLSTYRAFASPADVLGLLLDRYGDLDSTGSDEPGSPTVPPDSRAAVRNAIASILRAWLDQCPEDFHQPPEYPSLHKVLEYLHRTMPGSDPERRAQNLLEQLQRQDQSEPESDGGFHGNSSFCLGEDEEVEVDAAEDFLSIPEDLVAEQLTFMDAELFKKVIPHHCLGSIWSQRDKKENKHIAPTVRATITQFNSLTKCVVCTVLRGQDLKPQHRARVIEKWINTAQECRIRKNFSSLRAIISALQSNPIYRLKRTWASVPKDSMLMFEELSDIFSDNNNYLTSRELLMKEGTSKFANLESCVKENQKRTQKRLQLQKDTGAMQGTVPYLGTFLTDLTMLDTALPDYVEGGLINFEKRRREFEVIAQIKLLQSACNSYCLSADQAFLRWFRSQQHLTDEESYTLSCEIEGVADSSPTSPKPRKSMVKRLSLLFLGTDAVASSTPVKESPKSPPSGSSGESMDSVSVSSSDSSPSELEVACQTPDAPLKKLSESSSCSSIHSMDTSSSSPSLPEPPPTHRRSVSGSSALPLPVYNQQNEDSCIIRVSVQASNGNLYKSILLTSQDKTPAVITRAMSKHNLESEASDRYELVQVISEERELLIPDNANVFYAMNSSANFDFLLRHKDWAVGGRAVKLRSHSSATLPRACRGGCLSNRLSKVTL, from the exons CAGAGTTCCGTCCAGGACTGGggagaggaggtggaggagggagCCATCTACAATGTCACACTCAAGAGGGTCCAGATCCAACAGGCTGCCAACAAGGGAGCGCGCTGGCTGGGG GCGGATGGTGACCGGCTGCCCCCGGGTCACACGGTCAGCCAGCTAGAGACGTGTAAGATCCGCTCCATCAAGGCCGGGACGCTAGAGCGGCTGGTGGAGACGCTGCTGACTGCCTTCGGGGACAACGACTTCACCTACATCAGCATCTTCCTGTCCACATACCGGGCCTTCGCCAGCCCCGCAGACGTGCTGGGACTGCTGCTCGACAG GTACGGGGACCTGGATAGCACTGGCAGTGATGAGCCTGGCAGCCCCACCGTCCCCCCCGACAGCAGAGCAGCCGTGCGCAA TGCCATCGCCTCCATCCTGCGTGCCTGGCTGGATCAGTGCCCCGAGGATTTCCACCAGCCCCCCGAGTACCCCAGCCTGCACAAGGTTCTGGAGTACCTGCACCGGACCATGCCGGGCTCCGACCCAGAGAGGCGAGCCCAGAACCTGCTGGAGCAGCTGCAGAGGCAGGACCAGAGCGAGCCGGAGAGCGATG GTGGTTTCCACGGCAACAGCAGCTTCTGCCTCGGCGAGGATGAGGAAGTGGAGGTCGACGCTGCCGAGGATTTCCTGAGCATTCCGGAAGACCTGGTGGCGGAGCAGCTGACCTTCATGGACGCG gaGCTCTTTAAGAAGGTGATCCCTCACCACTGCCTCGGCTCCATCTGGTCCCAGAGAGACAAGAAGGAAAACAAGCACATCGCGCCCACCGTCCGCGCCACCATCACCCAGTTCAACTCCCTCACCAAGTGTGTGGTGTGCACTGTGCTGAGGGGCCAGGACCTGAAGCCACAGCACCGCGCCAGGGTCATCGAGAAGTGGATCAACACCGCGCAG GAATGCCGGATCCGGAAGAACTTCTCCTCCTTGCGAGCGATCATCTCGGCTCTCCAGTCCAATCCCATCTATCGGCTGAAGAGGACCTGGGCCAGTGTCCCCAA GGACAGCATGCTGATGTTTGAGGAGCTCTCTGATATCTTCTCTGACAACAATAACTACCTGACGAGCCGAGAGCTGCTGATGAAG GAAGGCACTTCCAAGTTTGCAAACCTGGAGAGCTGCGTGAAAGAAAACCAGAAACGCACTCAGAAGAGGCTGCAGCTGCAGAAAGACACG GGAGCCATGCAGGGCACTGTCCCCTATCTGGGCACCTTCCTGACAGACCTGACCATGCTGGACACTGCGCTGCCAGACTACGTGGAG GGCGGTCTGATTAACTTTGAGAAGAGACGGAGG gAGTTCGAGGTCATTGCGCAGATCAAGCTCCTGCAGTCCGCATGCAACAGCTACTGCCTGAGCGCCGACCAGGCCTTCCTGCGCTGGTTCAGGAGCCAGCAGCACTTAACTGACGAGGAGAG CTACACCCTGTCCTGTGAGATCGAAGGCGTCGCAGACAGCAGCCCCACCTCCCCGAAGCCTCGCAAGAGCATGGTGAAGAGACTGAGCCT ATTGTTCCTGGGTACAGACGCAGTGGCCAGCAGCACGCCGGTGAAGGAGAGCCCCAAGTCGCCCCCTAGTGGCAGTTCCGGGGAGAGCATGGACTCGGTCAGCGTCTCGTCCAGCGACTCCAGCCCCTCGGAGCTCGAGGTGGCCTGCCAGACCCCCGACGCACCCCTGAAGAAG CTCTCAGAGTCCTCGTCATGCTCTTCGATCCACTCCATGGACACCTCGTCTTCATCCCCCTCGCTGCCGGAGCCCCCCCCGACGCACAGGCGCTCCGTGTCGGGCTCCAGCGCACTCCCACTGCCTGTCTACAACCAGCAGAACGAGGACAGCTGCATCATCCGGGTCAGCGTGCAGGCCAGCAATGGGAACCTGTACAAGAGCATCctg CTCACCAGTCAGGACAAGACCCCAGCGGTGATCACGAGAGCCATGAGCAAACACAACCTGGAGAGCGAGGCGTCCGACCGCTACGAACTGGTGCAGGTCATCTCTGAGGAGAGAG AGCTGCTGATCCCGGACAATGCCAACGTGTTCTACGCCATGAACAGCTCGGCCAACTTCGACTTCCTCCTGAGGCACAAGGACTGGGCTGTGGGGGGGCGGGCGGTGAAACTGCGCAGCCACTCGAGTGCCACGCTGCCACGGGCCTGCCGGGGGGGCTGCCTGAGCAACCGGCTGAGCAAGGTGACCCTGTGA